CTGGTGAGTAGTGATGGTGAAGTGGCGGTTGAAATGCAGTTTGATATTGATGAGACTGGCTTGCCTTTTATGCGAGGCAGGTTCAAGACATCGGTTCAGCTTGAGTGTGAGCGCTGCTTGTCACCGATGACCTTGGTTCTGGACTTGCAATCTTTGCTGGGTATTGTTCGGTTTGAACATGCTGTAGAAGGATTGGCGGAACAATACGAACCGTGGGTGCTGGATGATGCAAAAACTGTCAATCCCGCTGATGTTGTTGAGGATGAATTGATATTAGCACTGCCGATAGTGCCAAAACATGAT
The genomic region above belongs to Methylophaga frappieri and contains:
- a CDS encoding YceD family protein, with product MHQQLPKDIDPVRFAHNGLYLQGQIPLSSMRRLTELLVSSDGEVAVEMQFDIDETGLPFMRGRFKTSVQLECERCLSPMTLVLDLQSLLGIVRFEHAVEGLAEQYEPWVLDDAKTVNPADVVEDELILALPIVPKHDFACLPDEHWQAGETEIEVEKPASPFAVLAALKTKK